The following coding sequences lie in one Rutidosis leptorrhynchoides isolate AG116_Rl617_1_P2 chromosome 4, CSIRO_AGI_Rlap_v1, whole genome shotgun sequence genomic window:
- the LOC139840357 gene encoding RNA-binding protein 1-like — protein MADAYWKYAAADNRQQPQQQQQQQQQQQQQQLHPLIAKRPRTDYDIPGGRELPSYLAREEERGPHLVVKDSDTIGASYDRYLRGSQVSQYAGIESARPMSTGFGGHLLEDPRLMSMGLMGLDPALALAAKGRDAGLIGARPEIPLPPDASNTLYVEGLPSNCSRREVAHIFRPFVGYKEARLVAKDSRHVLCFVDFNSPAEAATAKDALQGYKFDEHDRDSAILKMQFSRNPGRRTGGATKSDGGSRRRR, from the exons ATGGCCGATGCTTACTGGAAATATGCTGCCGCCGATAATAGACAACAGCCGcaacagcagcaacagcagcaacaacaacaacaacaacaacaacttcatccACTTATTGCAAAACGCCCGCGTACGGATTACG ATATTCCCGGTGGTCGTGAATTGCCTAGCTATTTAGCTCGTGAGGAAGAGAGAGGTCCCCACCTAGTCGTTAAAGATTCTGATACCATTGGTGCATCTTACGATCGCTATTTGCGTGGCTCG CAAGTTTCTCAATACGCTGGCATCGAGTCTGCCAGACCCATGAGCACGGGATTCGGTGGTCATCTTCTTGAAGATCCACGTTTAATGAGTATGGGCCTGATGGGTTTGGACCCCGCATTAGCATTAGCCGCAAAAGGTCGGGATGCAGGATTGATTGGTGCGAGACCCGAGATCCCTTTGCCACCTGATGCTAGCAACACACTCTATGTTGAGGGTTTACCTTCAAATTGTTCACGGAGAGAAGTGGCTC ATATCTTTCGTCCTTTTGTCGGCTATAAAGAAGCGCGGCTTGTGGCCAAGGATTCCAGACAT GTACTCTGTTTTGTCGATTTTAACAGTCCAGCAGAGGCAGCTACAGCTAAAGATGCTTTACAAG GTTATAAGTTCGACGAGCATGACCGTGACTCGGCCATCTTAAAAATGCAATTTTCTCGCAATCCTGGTAGAAGGACAGGTGGCGCAACAAAGTCAGATGGAGGGTCTCGTAGAAGACGTTGA